The Neurospora crassa OR74A linkage group IV, whole genome shotgun sequence genome has a segment encoding these proteins:
- a CDS encoding EF-hand calcium-binding domain-containing protein has translation MGSVMQEEKPKMTRVLALHGYGTSGEIFRSQTAAFRFKLPKETYTFTFPNAPLPSAPTVGVDSIWNNVPKFYGWWPVSSSNISEIRTPHDHLEELLSSEEGPFDLVMCFSQGCTLLMSYILYRYQEHMLTRPSAGEKFELPFKGAMFICGGPSLHVLQDLGVDVTEKAWEVHHATAALLHKRTEQLKFKADNPDTIKRGEGLWDEVGDLVHDPTSELDPEDVFGLDFTDERMRMAVGNLGEIVPTVHVYGGKDPRWPASVQLAQMFEGGMNERFDHGGGHELPRTTECSMRMAELMEKLRRKVDGLESEEQ, from the exons ATGGGTTCCGTAATGCAGGAAGAAAAGCCTAAGATGACCCGGGTCTTAGCCCTCCACGGCTACGGCACCAGCGGTGAAATCTTTCGATCACAGACAG CCGCATTCCGCTTCAAACTCCCCAAAGAAACATATACCTTCACCTTCCCCAACGCACCCCTACCTTCGGCCCCGACCGTCGGCGTCGACAGCATTTGGAATAATGTCCCCAAATTCTACGGCTGGTGGCCGGTTTCATCCTCCAACATCTCTGAGATCCGGACCCCGCACGACCATCTGGAAGAACTTCTTTCGTCCGAAGAAGGTCCCTTCGACCTCGTCATGTGTTTCTCCCAGGGCTGCACCTTGCTCATGTCCTACATCCTCTACCGCTACCAAGAACACATGCTGACCCGACCATCAGCTGGTGAGAAATTCGAGTTGCCGTTCAAGGGCGCCATGTTCATCTGCGGCGGCCCTAGCCTCCATGTCCTGCAAGACCTGGGAGTGGACGTGACGGAGAAGGCGTGGGAGGTGCATCATGCCACCGCTGCCTTGCTTCACAAGCGTACGGAGCAATTGAAGTTCAAGGCGGATAATCCTGATACGATCAAACGCGGGGAGGGGCTGTGGGATGAGGTCGGGGATTTGGTGCATGATCCGACTTCAGAGTTAGATCCCGAAGATGTCTTTGGGTTGGACTTTACCGACGAAAGAATGCGGATGGCGGTGGGGAATCTGGGAGAGATCGTGCCGACTGTGCATGTGTATGGCGGGAAAGATCCCAGGTGGCCGGCCAGTGTCCAGCTGGCGCAGATGTTTGAGGGCGGGATGAACGAGAGGTTTGATCATGGGGGCGGGCATGAGTTGCCGAGGACGACGGAGTGTTCGATGAGGATGGCGGAATTGATGGAGaagttgaggaggaaggttgATGGTTTGGAGAGCGAGGAGCAGTAG
- a CDS encoding polyphosphoinositide phosphatase Fig4 — MTDAAESNITVASALARGTPEPGATSSVSPPPPSGSDRDPNNLNPKNPKNPPIPADFESEGLAKPPFPLLHNNASAEAEAEGSRKDKSSRAGAGVGDNDDDEPAVAKPFHRTTSPDPTQRSGPLAPEEEEEDVGRMDGTSGERPRSRLKHKMHKFSLYETASRFYMVGGDVTEKRYRILKIDRTAEDASELSITDDKTIYSQKDMNQLLDTIDDGNRGTGGLKLRCTTWGLLGFIKFTGPWYMLLITKKSTVAMIGGHYVYQIDGTDLIPLTSPSFKTDQRNTEETRFLGILNNLDLTRSFYYSYSYDITRTLQYNITREREALLNGQVGPMEDDLNSMFVWNNHLLQPVANALNTPYDWCRPIIHGYFDQAAISIYGRTVHVTVIARRSRFFAGARFLKRGANDLGYVANDVETEQIVSESLTTSFHAPGPKFFASPAYTSYVQHRGSIPLYWTQDNTGVTPKPPIELNLVDPFYTAAALHFDNLFERYGAPIYVLNLVKARERTPRESKLLDEYTRAVEYLNQFLPKENKIIYRAWDMSRAAKSRDQDVIGTLESIAEDVVLTTGFFHNGDGHTSPIRVQNGVARTNCIDCLDRTNAAQFVIGKRALGHQLHALGILEDTTVNYDTDAVNLFTHMYHDHGDTIAVQYGGSQLVNTMETYRKINQWTSHSRDMIESFKRYYNNAFLDGQRQEAYNLFLGNYIFAQGQPMLWDLGTDYYLHHEDPRQWLEKRKRHYINWYTPEFLKPRVLPPYPAVKPNSPQSKIPVSRYDDYWLEYYRPSTLSSFLKMFAYRMNSTLRYIPFKSTQDGRYDLSPFRVRGEVGGTGDGDHTHDRKKVKKEVTFATNRADHFSGTKHLAEDAADNASAMNEKAALATADNNGGNAPGHHRGLSLQRWLPGSGTKEAATAANTTSATGPSDPTSNNNTTTNPSRTLGRESSSNNNNTSESTELGDYSYRPFNNYHSNLHQQYQQTPNNRNSNGYTTTPLGGENKHLSAQEKTRAAQSTFTKVVHSSLNPTVSSAEAEDYARYVSHPHHLPLVVSSEIAPGEVEPEYQEYVNGSWQYPASIVVEEEDGEVNGGMLLGSYGDGSVGDGLGITGYASSVYSGYGGYATPDGGGGGGGNRGGAPGGGNGNIIGGGLADDDKALYIEMLKISENPLTVTEEDAQKKRYKAYRKWLRGKSLFKQQPVD, encoded by the coding sequence ATGACAGATGCAGCCGAAAGCAACATTACTGTTGCCAGCGCCCTCGCCCGCGGCACTCCCGAGCCGGGCGCTACAAGCTCGGTatcacctccgccgccttcaGGTTCCGATCGGGACCcaaacaacctcaacccaaAGAACCCCAAGAACCCCCCTATTCCGGCCGATTTCGAGAGCGAAGGGTTGGCCAAACCGcctttccctctccttcaCAATAATGCCAgtgccgaggccgaggccgaagGCTCGAGAAAGGACAAATCATCGCGTGCCGGCGCTGGCGTTggcgacaacgacgatgacgagccCGCCGTCGCCAAGCCTTTCCACCGCACCACCAGTCCAGATCCGACCCAGCGTTCAGGTCCTCTGGCccccgaggaggaagaggaagatgtggGCAGGATGGATGGCACGTCTGGCGAACGACCCCGGTCCAGGTTGAAGCACAAGATGCACAAGTTCAGTCTCTACGAAACCGCCAGTCGCTTCTACATGGTCGGCGGCGATGTCACTGAGAAACGCTACCGCATCCTCAAAATTGACCGCACAGCAGAAGACGCCTCTGAGCTTAGCATCACGGATGACAAGACCATTTACTCACAGAAAGACATGAACCAGCTGCTGGACACCATCGACGACGGCAACAGGGGCACTGGTGGTCTCAAGCTGCGCTGCACTACCTGGGGTCTGCTTGGTTTCATCAAGTTCACCGGCCCATGGTACATGCTGCTCATAACCAAAAAGAGCACAGTTGCCATGATAGGCGGCCACTATGTCTACCAAATCGATGGCACCGATCTCATTCCCTTGACCTCGCCCAGCTTCAAGACAGACCAGCGCAATACCGAGGAGACGCGCTTCTTGGGCATCCTCAACAACTTGGACTTGACCAGATCTTTCTACTACAGCTACTCGTATGATATCACTCGCACATTGCAGTACAACATCACCAGAGAACGAGAGGCGTTGCTGAATGGTCAGGTTGGCCCTATGGAGGATGACCTGAACTCCATGTTCGTCTGGAACAACCACCTGCTTCAACCTGTCGCCAACGCTTTGAACACTCCCTATGACTGGTGTCGTCCCATTATTCACGGCTACTTTGACCAAGCCGCCATCTCTATCTACGGACGAACCGTCCACGTTACTGTCATTgccagaagaagcagatTCTTTGCCGGCGCAAGGTTCCTCAAACGTGGCGCCAACGACTTGGGATATGTAGCAAACGATGTCGAGACTGAGCAGATTGTGTCCGAGTCACTGACAACTTCTTTCCATGCCCCGGGTCCCAAATTCTTTGCCAGCCCAGCGTACACCTCGTATGTACAGCACAGAGGCTCCATTCCACTGTACTGGACTCAGGACAACACGGGCGTGACGCCCAAGCCACCCATCGAGCTGAACCTCGTTGACCCCTTTTACACAGCAGCTGCTCTGCACTTTGATAACCTCTTCGAGCGGTACGGAGCACCAATCTATGTGCTGAACCTAGTGAAGGCGCGGGAGCGCACTCCGCGTGAAAGTAAACTGTTGGACGAGTACACCCGCGCCGTAGAATATCTTAACCAGTTCTTGCCCAAGGAAAACAAGATCATCTACCGTGCCTGGGACATGTCGCGAGCCGCTAAGAGTCGGGACCAAGATGTCATCGGGACACTGGAAAGTATTGCTGAGGACGTTGTCCTGACGACCGGCTTCTTCCACAACGGTGACGGCCACACTTCCCCGATCCGGGTCCAGAACGGAGTCGCACGGACGAACTGTATCGACTGTCTGGACCGAACCAATGCGGCCCAGTTCGTGATTGGCAAGCGTGCCCTTGGCCACCAGCTCCATGCTCTCGGCATCTTGGAGGATACCACCGTCAACTACGACACCGACGCCGTCAACCTGTTCACGCACATGTACCACGACCATGGAGATACCATTGCCGTCCAGTACGGCGGCTCACAGCTTGTCAACACCATGGAGACGTACCGAAAGATCAACCAGTGGACCAGTCACTCGCGCGACATGATTGAGAGTTTCAAGCGATACTACAACAACGCTTTTCTCGACGGTCAGCGCCAGGAGGCCTACAACCTGTTCCTCGGTAACTACATATTCGCCCAAGGACAGCCAATGCTCTGGGATCTGGGCACCGACTACTACCTGCACCACGAAGATCCACGGCAGTGGCTGGAGAAGCGCAAGCGCCACTACATCAACTGGTACACGCCCGAGTTTCTCAAGCCACGCGTCCTGCCTCCTTATCCCGCCGTCAAGCCTAACTCACCCCAGAGCAAGATCCCCGTGTCCCGCTATGACGACTACTGGCTCGAGTACTACCGTCCTTCCACGCTCTCGTCCTTCCTCAAGATGTTTGCGTACCGTATGAACTCGACCCTCAGGTACATACCCTTCAAGTCCACCCAGGACGGCCGGTACGACCTCAGCCCGTTCCGCGTGCGCGGCGAGGTAGGCGGGACCGGTGACGGCGACCATACGCACGACAggaagaaggtcaagaaggaggttaCATTTGCCACCAACCGCGCCGACCACTTTTCCGGAACGAAGCATCTAGCCGAAGATGCCGCGGATAACGCCTCTGCGATGAACGAGAAAGCCGCTCTTGCTACCGCAGATAACAACGGCGGTAACGCACCTGGTCACCACCGTGGGCTCTCCCTCCAGCGCTGGCTCCCCGGCAGCGGTACCAAAGAAGCTGCCACCGCCGCAAACACCACCTCCGCCACTGGCCCTTCGGACcccaccagcaacaacaacaccaccactaacCCTTCTCGAACTCTCGGCCGCGAAtcctccagcaacaacaacaacaccagcgaAAGCACCGAACTCGGAGACTACTCGTACCGTCCCTTCAACAACTACCACTCCAACCTTCACCAGCAGTATCAACAAACCCCAAACAACCGAAACAGCAACGgttacaccaccacccctttGGGAGGAGAAAACAAACACCTTTCCGCCCAAGAAAAAACCCGGGCTGCCCAATCGACCTTCACCAAAGTGGTGCACTCCTCGCTCAACCCGACCGTCAGCTctgccgaggccgaggactACGCCCGCTACGTCAGCCACCCGCACCACTTGCCGCTGGTGGTGTCGAGCGAGATTGCGCCCGGGGAGGTGGAGCCCGAGTATCAGGAGTATGTGAATGGGAGTTGGCAGTATCCTGCTTCTATTgttgtggaagaagaagatggggaggTGAATGGGGGTATGCTGCTGGGGAGTTATGGGGATGGTAGTGTTGGGGATGGATTGGGAATTACAGGCTATGCTTCAAGTGTGTATAGTGGTTATGGTGGGTATGCAACTCCTgacggaggtggtggtggtggtggcaatAGAGGAGGTGCGCCTGGTGGTGGGAATGGAAACATTATTGGTGGTGGGTTAGCGGACGATGACAAAGCGCTTTACATTGAGATGCTCAAGATTAGCGAGAACCCGCTCACCGTGACGGAAGAGGACGCGCAGAAGAAAAGGTATAAAGCCTATAGGAAGTGGTTGAGGGGGAAGAGCCTTTTCAAGCAGCAGCCGGTGGACTAG